The DNA window CACAGTCCTTTCGCGTGTTCAGCTTTAGCTCCTGGTCTGCACAGCTCTGCAGAGGGTCAGATGTCTCCACCCCGACTCAAGGATGACCTCCCCTGCGCTGCACATCCTCAGCGTTTGGGTCGTGTTTTATGTCTTAGCCATTCTAGCATCGACACGGCATCTCGCCGGGATTTTAGCCTGCCTCTCTACTATGTTGTAATTTGCAGGGcgggggatggagcccagggcctcgcacatgctagacaaatgctctgccactgagccacacccagcccTTAGAGACATTCTTGGTTGTCACAAGGGAAGGAGACAATGGGCAAGAATGGGTGGAGGCCGGGGATGCTGCTCCGTACGCCACGGTGCCCAGGATGAAGACCCACAAGACCAAGGTGGGAGAGCCCTGGCTTTTAGCCACAAGGGCAACCACGCTGGTGTGTGATATAGGGAGTGGCCGGCCAGCCCTGGGCGCTCACCAATCACTTGCAGGCTCTGCTTGGTGTGCTTGGCGTAGATGTTGTACAGCTGTTTCTTGAGCTTCATAATCTCCTCTGCCTGTATGGCAATGTCTGTGGCTTGGCCCTGAGGGATGGCCCAAGGGGAGCCAGAGGGTGGAGGCCAGAATTAGAGTCCACCCCTCCTGGGGAGACTGGAGGCAGGGAGAGCACCCGCCCTTAggtttccagtttccaggcaagcCCCCCCCAGCACCCCACTGCATCCTGACACCACCAGCAAGGCCTCCCGCTGGTACTGGCTCTTTTTCtttattgttgttcttttaatatttattattttagttttaggtggccataatatttttattttacatttatgtggtgctgaggatcgcacccagtgcctcatgcatgctaggtgagactaccactgagtcactaggagactcaaccactgagccacagtcccagccctatttgtattatttattgtttGCATTTTTGCCACgctgggatggaatccagggcctggtGCATGGTAAGCACACACACTACCTCAGACCTACACTTCCAGCTTAATcttctcacctttttttttttctttttctgctgttaactatattttcttattttctgcaTCGGGGCCTTGTAAACAGGTAGGAACAGCCTCCCCTGGGGTGAGATGGCAAACAGCTCACCTTTGAGTGCAGCTTCAGATGGAAACCTACCAGTCCAGGGCCCACACCCCAGCAGTCCCCCTTGCTGGGCTTTCACTCCCCCAGCCACTGTCACCCTTCCCTAATCCCCCAGGGCCAGGTACCAAACCCCCAGGGATGGCTCCCATGCCAGAGCCCGCTGAGCTGATTCCAGTTAGCCAGTGCTGAGCCTGCTTACCCTGCCTGGCCCGTCCCTTCCCACAGACACCACCATGGCCTCCCACACACCCTGGTGCCTCCTACATGGCATGTGTGCTGTGCCCTCTTCTCCTGGAGTAACAAGCTATCTGTACAGTGACAGCTGTCTCCTGACTGTTGGCCTCACCATACCTGAATCATGATGAGATGAAAACACTGCTTCGAGCCCAGGCAGCTCAGGGTGGAGCTCTAGCACGGCATGCGCAGGGCCCGGGGTTCaggccccagcaccaccaaaacatgaaaaataaataacacccACACACCCAATTTCTGCCCAGTCACTCCTGTCTAAACCTCCATCTGCATCCCAAGGGTGGCTCGTAGGGGCTGGCACTCACCCGGGCACCCCCTGAGGGCTGGTGGATCATAATGCGGGAGTTGGGGAGTGAGTGGCGCATGCCAGGGCTGCCGGCGGCAAGCAGCAGGGAGCCCATGCTGGCGGCCTGACCCACGCACCACGTGCAGATGGGGTTCAGAATGTACTGCATCGTGTCATAGATGGCCAGGCCCGCGGTCACCACACCACCTGCAGACAGGGGCACAAGTGAGGGGCTGTACCACCCCCCCTTCTCTCAGTCACCCCTAGCACTGCAGAGGGCTAAGAGGCAGCCCTTTAAAGCAAGGGCACAAATGAAAATGTCCCCAGGGGTGGGGAGGTGACCACAAAAGGTGAAGCAGACCTGAAGAAAGGAGAGTCAGTGTCTGCTGTTACATGCACAAGTGAGACTCAAGGGGGCAGATCGACCAAATCTTTAAGAGAAACTAGAAAATGCAAGAGAGCAGTGGTTAAGAGAAAGGCCCACTTCCTTGGACTTCATCTCTCTGGTCTTCAGTAAGTTACTCAGTCTCTTCTCCTAGATAGAGAGTACTAAACAGTAGCCGCCATGTAGGGCTGTGGTGAGGAGAGGAATGATCTCCACAGCTTCAGTATGCGTCAAGTACTTCACAAAAGACTggcatagtaagtgctcaatccAAATGGCTATTCTTTTTTTGTTGGGAAGAGACAAAATCTAAAATTCTCAACTGTGGACCACATCAAGTTGGTAAAACTGTGTGGAATTAAAAAGACCACAACCTAGGGGCGACCATCAGTGGCTGGCTGGTGATCCTAAACTTAAAAGCAAGCAACAGGCAACTTTTGGCGGTGTCGAGGCCTGTTTGGATTCCAAAGAAAGctctgtaccttttccccacagaaAGGACATCctggtaggggctggggatatagcccagtgggtagagtgcttgccttgcatgcacaaggccctgggttcaatccccagtaccaaaaaaaaaaaaataaataaaaagaaaggacaTCCTGGGCCACAGATGTTGTCCCAAGTCACTGAATGTCTCCAGAGGAGTGACCCCAGCACCCAGGGCAAGCCCTGCTCACCAGGGCTATTGATGTACATGTGGATGGGCTTCTTGTTGCTCTCAGATTGCAGGAAGAGCAGCTGAGCGATTACCAGGCTGGCCACACTGTCATCAATCTGCAGGTGGAGAGGGCAGGGGTGTCCCCAGATTGGGGTGGGAGAGAATTTTTAGGGAGAGAGTTGGCGGGGACACTGGGTATGGGTCAGAGAACCAGGGAGAAGGGTCAAAGCCCAAATAAGAGGGCTCAGGAAGGGGATGGGAGTGGTAGGACTCCAGGGAGTTTGGAAGAAGGGAGGGGATTGTTAGGGGGCTCAGGACACGGTAAGGGAAGAAGTCAGCATGGTTGGGGACGGGGACTAGAGCCTGGGAATGAAGAGTGGACTCAAAGCTGTCAAGGAGGTCTTCGGAGAGCCGGAGGGGAGGAGCTGAGGGCTGCAGGAATGGGCGGGAGCAGGCGGGGCTGAGGACCGGAGGGGCTCCCGGGGAGGCGGGGAAGGGACGGGGCGGAGCCGCGGAGGAAAGGCCGGGCCGAGGTGGGGGCTGCGAGGGAGGGCGCTCACCGGGCCCATGACGCACACGATGCGCTCCCGCAGGAGCCGCGAGTAGATGTCGTAGGCGCGCTCGCCGCGACCCTGGGAGAGAAGGACGGGGTGAGGGGTCAGGCGGCCGGCGACCCCACCCCCGGCCCCGGGGCCGTGTCCCCGCCGGGCCGCGGTACCGTCTGCTCCACCACGATGGGGATGAGCGGGACAGCCCGGGCCGCCGTCGCGTGCAAGCTCCGCCGCAGGGCCAGGCCGCTCCCGGGGGTGCGCTGCGCGGGGAAGCGAGCGGCGAGGCGAGGCCCCAGCGCCCGGCACTTGCCTGCCGCCACCCAGGCCTCCACCGCCAGCATTCGGGGCCACATGCCGCCGCAGTCCTCCTCGGCTTCCGTTCTCCGGCGGAACTACGACTCCCGGCGTGCTCTGCGCCCGCGGCGCATGCTCACCAGGCCCCCACTTCCGGGAGGCTGGGCGGACGTCGTGGGGCGGGGCCTAAGGGGAGGGGCCGGCGGAGGGAGTAGAAGTTCTCCAGCTGCTGTGTCCCGACCAGTTCGTCAATTTTGTGCtcttatgtttaaaaaattagCTCCAGCGTGCTCACAGCTCATCTTGGAAGTGGCGTCCTAGAGAGGACTCAGCCTGGGCTGGGGCCTGGGAGAACTTCCAGCCTGGTAGGGTGAACTTCCCCTGAGATAACcccatctattttttaaaaaatattttttagttgtagatggacacagtatcttaattgtatttatatttttgtgctgaggatcgaacccagcgccacaCACATtcgaggcaaatactctaccactgagctacaaccccagcccctccccatccATTTTTGGTAACCTGTGAGATAGAGGGAGGAACCCCACGTGGCGGGAGTCATCTGCGCATGTTGTGGACTCTGCCTGGAGAACCACCTGCAAAGCTTCGTTCGAAGTGTAGGTGTGGGCTTCAAGATCCAAGGTGGCACATTTCCAGCCCCAGAGAAGGATGGAGGGTGCACGCCAGCCAGCTGTAGTGTTGGGCTTCAAGGCAAGAGTAGGAGTTCATTCGCTGGGAAAAGTTATTCGTATCGGAAGAGAATGGGCAAAGGGAAGAAGTAGGCAGTGCCTGGTGAGGTTTCCGGCCCTTGTTTTCTCCAGATTTTTTCAAGGTGGattctttttcatcttttaattctaATGTCACCTTCTGAGAATTGTCCCGTACTTCGCTTGCAGAGCCTAGAAAAGTGCCTGATTAAATCACAATTCACACTGAGCCAAGAGACAACGATGTGATAGGGAGGAAGTTTGAGAGCAGAGGGCTTTCCCCGTTGTGGCAGCAAATGCCTGTCATCTCagcaaatcaggaggctgaggcaagaggatggcaagttagatggcagcctcagcaacttagcaagaccctatctcaaaaaataaacagggctggagatgaggttcagtggtaaagcactcctgggtttagtCCCCATTACCAAAAATAATTAAATCAATCGTTCTCAGCTCAAATGTCAACCTCTTGGAGAAGTCTCCCTGGACCACATTTGTCTTGTTGACATCTTCTGTGTGGCACCACTGTACAGGACAATTCCattaatttgtttgttttctccTTTGTTGACTGTAAAACTGAGCTAACTGGAGCCAAAGGTTCTGCTGTCTTATTCATCTCTATGATTCTTGGGAAGTATTAATCAGACCTTTTTGATTAGGAATCAGAATAAAAtgcatctttaatttttttattttttttttgtaatgctgggacagaacccagtgccttgcatgcaCTATccaaatgctctactgctgagctgcgCCCCCAGCCCACAGAACCACTGACTTAAATCaaagtggggggctggggatgtggctcaagcggtagcgcgctctcctggcatgcgtgcggcctgggttcgatcctcagcaccacatacaaacaaagatgttgtgtccgccgaaaactaaaaaataaatattaaaaattctcttaaaaaaaaaatcaaagtgggTAGTGAACTGAAATCTTTAAAAAGGAGAAGAAGGAACTTTAGAATAGTGCTTGGCACATTGTAATTACTCCAGAAATACTTAAAAGCATTTTGAGCCTGGTgtgatggtacatgcctgtaatcccaatgatgcAGAAAGCTAAGgcaaagaggattgcaagtttgaggccagactcagtaacttagtgagaccctgtcttaaaaagggctggagatgtagctcagtggtaaagtgcccctgggtccggTCTCCactactgcaaaaataaataaagtgtgtTTTGTTGCTTTAAACATAGTTGGGCTCAGTAAACTCTGAACAAATGAATATTTTGGCTCTCCGCTGCAAATCAGCCTGTcccaccatttaaaaaaaaatttttttagttgtcagtggacctttattttatttattcatatgtggttctgagaatcacaATTTCCtagcagtgcctcacacatgctaggcaagtgctctaccgctgagccaccaccccagcccctgtccCACCAGTTTTAAGTTATCACTCCAAGGCGGGAGAGGAGCTCTGATTGCTGTTACCTTTGGGGGAGATGAATGCAAACAGGCCTGCTGCATTGATAGAATtgaaaattaaagaagaaaaggaaacagtGCCAGAGAGGCAATAAACAGATACTCTGATGCGTGGACAGTGCTACAGCTCTCCTGGGAATTATGTTGACCCCAGATTTGAAAGTTGCATAGTTAGCAAAGAATTGGGAATAAACCAGTAAGGGAGGACtcataaaataatttacatttaaaactttttaaaaatccagtatTGATATGGGGGAATATAACTCATTGATTAAGCGACTGCTGCGGTCTCTACTAGTTGAGCATCCTGTGAGGACGGAAGCACGGGTGACTACCTAAGAAGGAAAGTCTTTCTCTTCAAGTAACATGGGGGGTTGGCATCCAGGGGAGGTGAGGTGGCTTTGTCACATAGACTCCAGGGACCTTCTCTCAGCTCTCACCTCTGTCAACCAGAGAAGGATGGAGGGTGCACGCCCCCCAGCTGTCCCAGAGGGAAGCTGCCACCCCCTCCTCTTATATGCCATTGGCCAGAAACTAGCCACAGGACCTTGCTGCACAGGTAGTGGACAGTGCATTTATTCACTCAGCTGCTACTTGCTGAAACCTCCGTGCCCTGGAGTAGAGCAGGAATACAGCTCGGACCAGCCCCTGCCTTTCTGGAACGTACCTTGCATGACCTAGGTCCTCCTTTGAAGAGGGACTTGCAGCCCAGCTGAGGGAACAGTGGTCCCCCAGAGCCTCCAGTTTGCAGCTTTGTGGTCACCTTCAGCTGTAGAGATGTCCCATCCTCCCCCAGAAAGCCGCCCTCAGGGACTCAGCCAAGAGGAGGAACCAAGGTCTGGACATCCTGACTTGACATGGGTCACTGATGGGCCACGGGAGACTGGCAGTGGGCTAAGGCCTCTCCCCTGGCcagcacttttatttatttatttatttttaggtattgaaacactttttcattttgtttacttacatattttttagtgtttttttcctaattcgttatgcatgatagcagaatgcattttgattcatggtACATAACTGGAGCgcgacttttcatttctctggttttataggACGGAGAGTGGCACCCCATGGACCTATTGTCACTTTCTTCCACAGCTGTTAATCCCCGACAGGCATCTCTCACCCCAGGCTCCCCTCAGTGCATTTGGCCCTGAGGGTTCTGCACCCTCAGCATCAACTCAGATTAGtgtgttttcttttaaattgcGTCTGTACTGAGCACGTACAGGTTTCTCTTTGTCACTATTCGCTTCACAACCCAGTGTAACAGCCCTTATGTGGCACTCACATTGTCTTAGCCTAGAGGTGATTTAAAGTCCCCAAGAGGACTTTAGCACAACACCATTTTATAGAAGGGAATTGAGCACCTGAGGATTTTGGCACCTGCAGGGGATCCTGGAACTGGTCCCCCATAGGTGCCCAGGAAAAACTGAATCTTGCAGAGAACCCACCTGTGACAAGAGTTTCATTACCTTTTCTTAAAATGTGTGTGCCACTCCATGACAGGAAGACCCGTCAATTATTTAGGCTCAGCCTTGATCCTCCTCTCCCTCACCTCCGCCTTCCCGTCCGTGGCTGCAGGTGCGCGTTGGTGACCTGCCTCAGGCCCTCTGCCTTCTTGTCTCCATCAGCCCCGTTCCTCTTCCCCCTGACCGTCTCTGCCAGCTCTGTCTTCCACCTACGTGTCTCTGTGGCTCCAGACTGAACTCATATCTTCCCTCAAAGGCCTAGAATTAACCCTCAAATCAAGGCATCTGAGACTGCTCCTATCTCCGGGCCCCACTCATCCTCCTCCAGATGCCCCTGCCCTGCAGAAAGCGTGGAGTCGCCCTGGGTTTGTCTCTTCTCGGCTCCGCGGGTCCATTCCACTGGCAGCTCCGGGCTCAGCCTTCCACGCTTACCTGGAACCCAGCGCCTTCTCTCCTCACTCCACTGACTGCTTCCCTGACCCAAGCTGTCACCACCGGGCCACTGTGTCACCTCCTCCCTTTTGTCACAGCATCTACTCCTGCCTCCAAAAGCTATTCTCTCCGTAGCAGCTGGAAGGGGGATCCTTTTAAAACTTGGATGAGCTCATGTCATCCTTCTGAGAATCCTCTGTGGCTCCCTGCCACCCAGTGTCCTAATGAGAATCCACCATGCTCTACTCGATCGACAGTCTCTCCCGCCTGCCGCAGCCACTGATGGCACCTCCCTGCACCCTCTCCCTCACTCACCCACTGCTGCCCCGCTGGCCTCCTCCCTGTCCTCCAGCTCACCGTCTGCGCCTGCCTCAGAATTCTTGCCCTGTTTCCACTGCCTGGAATGCTCTTTCTCTGTAATCTCCACGGCTCCCTCTTCCCCTCCTGCAAGACTGTCCCTCTGACACCCCAATTTAAAATCGCAACCCCTGCTGGGTTCAGTGGTGCAAGGCccctagtcccagctacttgggaggctgagacaagaagatCACTTGAGTCCATGAGCTCAAGGCCGGCCTGGACAGCACAGAGACCATGTcgctaacaaaataaataaataataataaaaataaaataaaattgcaacCCGCAGTGCACGTTATTCCTTTTTCCTACCTTATTTTTCTTTAGCGAAATTATGAGCATACTATTTTCCTACTCAAAATATACTTTATAGACCAGTCACTGAGATCTAATGCCCCTGAGATCTCGATAGAGATACAGACACTTGAAGCTGGGAGCAGTGGTACCTTCCCATAATcttagtgactctggaggctgaggcaggaggatctcaaattaagGTCAGCCTCAGTCATTAAGCAagaccctcaacaacttaggAAAACCTGTCTTTaacaaaaaaggctggagatgtagctcagtggtagaatactcttaggttcaattttcagtacccccaccaaaaaacccacaaaacccCCAAAACCAGAAATATGGACTCTTGGGCtaggggtacagctcagtggcagagtgcctggCTAGCTTTGCAGGCCCagagttctatccccagcaccccaaCAAATAAAAGGGACTCTCAACCTCCACCCCAGACCTGCTGAATCTAAATCTGCATTTTATTTAACAAAACTGCTGAGCCAGTGCtatgtacctgtaatcccagcaatttgggaggctcaggcagggggattgcaagtttaagattAGCCTCGGtgatttagtaaggccctaatcaattcagtgagaccctaagcaacttagtgagaccctgtctgaaaataaaaaagatatgggctggggatatggctcagtgtttaagtgagttcaatcaccagtacaaaaaaaaaaaaaaaaaaaaaaaaagaccttcaaCAAATTCACGTACACACCGAAGTCTGAGGAGCCTctctgtgataccttggctgcttCTCTTGTTACTGTCTCCCCTACTGAAATGGAAGCCCCGGAGAGCACGGACTTTTCTCTGTTTCACTACAAGTCAGCAGCCGTGACAGTGTTTGACACTCAATGAAGAAATGGCCAAGAACATGTGCCCGTCGGCTTTGTTGGTTGGCAGCCACAGAAACTGTCTCAAGCAAAAAGAGAATCCTTTGGGCACTCGGGTACCCAGCACAGGTGGGAATCGAGAAGGTGCCCACGGGCACAGGCAGAGTGTTCAGAGACAAGCACCCGGGACCAGAGCGTGCACCGACTTGGGCAGCTGAGGGGGCCCCGGAGCCCAGCCCCTAGGAATAGAGCGGAGAGAGGACCACAGTGTGGGGCCTAACCACGGCTTACCGTGCCACTGTCCTGAGGGCTGCTTGCCCGAGACCACAGTGTCATAGGGCGCGTTGGTGCCCTGCCTCAGGCCCTCTGCCTTCTTGTCTCCATCAGCCCCGTTGCTCTTCCCCCGACCGCCCCTGCTCTGTCTTCCACCTACGTGTCTCTGCGGCTCCAGACTGAACTCATATCTTCCCTCAGAGGCCTAGAATTAACCCTCAAATCAAGGCATCTGAGACTGCTCCTATCTCAAAGGGGAATCGACAGAAGGGATCCCTCCCCCTCTTCCGGCTCCTGGCAGTCTTTCTTTGCCGTTGCTTGTATTAGAGATGCTTCGCTCAATCCTGTGTCTGCACTTGACTTCTTCCTGTGTCTCTGTGCATGTCTGAGTCCCAACGTCTCCTTTATAGACAGATGCCAGTCATATTGAGTTAGAGCCTACCCTGGGGCTCTTGTTTCCACATCAGGTCCCATTGTGTTCTCCGACACATCTTTTTGGGGAGTGCAATCCAAGTTAAGCCGGAAGGCCCCCCCGCCTTCTCCTTTCCCGTTCTCGGGCTCAGCTTTCTAGAAGAAAGGAGGGGAGCACAGCTGCCATCAGAAGTACAGTGACACACCTAACAGTCCAAACCTGCAACTGCAGAATCCCCACTAGCCATATGCCTGACCGCCAGATGCCCTGATCCCCTGCAAAGGGTGAGACAAAAGGGGACCCGGGGCCTGGGGcgtgagctcagtggtagagcacgggcccagcacatgcaaagccctgggCTCAGTCCTAGGCCCTGAAAAAAGGTTGACCTCATGATAACAACTTGGGGCTTCTGGATTCTGGAAGAGGCAGAAACAGGGAATAACATGGTGCCATTTCATGGCAGCTGTGGTGaacaaactttctttctttctttctttctttctttctttctttctttctttctttctttctttttaacacTGGAAATTGAATCtaggagtgctttaccattgagctacatctccaatcccttttatttttaattttgaggcaggacctccctaagttgttgaggatcttgctcagttgcccagattggccttaaacttgccaatctcctgcctcagcctcctgagttgatggaattacaggaatgcaccactggGCCAGGCTGGcactttttttttggagggaagAATGGGTCAGGGGCTCAGTTAAAAAGAGGCAGTGGTCCCTGGGTATCCACAGGGAATTGGTACCAGGACCTAACCCCTCTCTGTGGATACCAAAATACTGGAGTTCAAGTTGCTTATGAAATGGCATAATCTTTGCATAAAACCTACACATATTCTATTTGACACTTTAAATGGTCTCTAGATGACTCGTAATACCTACGGCACACCAGGCATAGtgacgcacgcctgtaatcccagtggctctggagggtgagacaggaggatcgtgagttcaaagccagcctcagcaatggcagggagctaagcaacccagtgagactctgtctctaaataaaatacaaaatagggctgggggtgtggctcagtggtcaagtgcccctgagttcaatccctggtaccaaaaaaaaaaaaaaaaaaaggaaaagaaagaaaaaagaaaaagaaacaaatacctAAGGCAATGTACATGCTGTGCAAATTGATGTTTTACTGTATGGTTTATGGTTTATGGTTTAAGAAAAATGTCTGTACAACTTTTCTTCTGAATGTTTTGAGCCACAGTTGTTGAATCTGCAGGTGTGGAACTGAGGATACAGATGGCTACTTGCACTTCCCAATTAGGCACCAGAGTATTATCAAATAAAAACACAGGCAACCTATTTAAGAAAAACAAGGAATCATTTTTTAGTCCTAGTTGGTCCCATGCAATATATAGGAATACGTTTATGTCAAAAAGTTACTCACCGCTCAGCTTATCTGAAACTGAAATTTAACTGGGCATCCTGTATTTTATCTGGCGAAACTTTTCCAGATTAGAGCAGAGGACAGCTCCCCAGCCTGACAGCTGTGTGGAAGAAGGAGGAGCAGGAGACAGCAGTCCTGGCCTTCCGTCCAGTAGGAGGAGAGTGACCGTGCATGTGTGGCCAGGGGAGAGCAACTGTACTGCGCATCTACCAACGCGTGGGGTGGCTTTCCCCGTCAGCTTCCATCTAGTGACAACAGCCAGGATCACAAGGCCATCATCCAAGTCCCAGCAGGCAAGGTATTGGTGACCTGCAGGGACACTACAAGATTCTATGGTAGAAACTGTAATGCCTCGAATCCACACTTCTAAAGAGCAAGACCCACGGACACCATGAAGAAACAAGGGAAGGAATTGCCCAAAACACACCAGCTGATACCATAATAGATCCACTGACAGCACCGtaggtgaaatgtcagagaaggagttcagaatgtacttaattaaaatgatctgcaaaGCAAAAAGTGAATTTgagagcaaaagattacttcaagaaagagatagagactctgaaaaaaaaaaagcaagcagaaaaccttaaaatgaagaaaataataaactaaataaaaattcaatagaaagtatcaccaatagactagatcacttgaaagacagaatgtcagataatgaagacaaaatatacaattttgaaaataaagttgaccacacagtgaagatggtgagAAACtgtgaacagaacttccaagaattatgggacaacatgaaaagaccaaatataagaattattgggataaaggaaggcacggagatacaaaccaaaggaatgcacaatctcttcaattaaataatatcagaggggctggggatgtggctcaagtggtagcgcgctcgcctggcgtgcgtgcggcccgggttcgattctcagcaccacgtacaaacaaaggtgttgtgtctgccgataactaaaaaaattctctctctctctctctctctctctctctctctctctctctctctctctcctctctcactctttaaaaaaataaaaaaataaataaataaataaataaataaataatatcagaaaatttcccacacATGAAGAAtggttggaaaatcaaatacaagaggcttacaggacaccagtgTAAAACActgcaacagatccacaccaaggtgcATTATCATGAAAAAGCCTagcataaggatagaattttaaaaattgcaagaGAAAGTTTCAGATTACAATATGGGGgaaaccaattcagatctcaaaagatttctcaacccagatcctcaaagccaggagatcctggaacactatatatcaagctctggggaaaaaaaaaaaaaaaggatgccaaccaagaatcttgcatccagcaaaattaagcatcACATTTGATGATgacataaaaaccttccatgataaacaagaattaaaagaatttacaacgcaaaagcctgcactacagaaaattctcagcaaaatattccatgaggaggaaatgaaaaacaacaaaggGAAGAGCTACGCTAAAGGAAaatccaatcaaaggagaaaccaagtcaagttaaaaaccaaaaataaaccaaaatgaccaggaatacaaaccatgtctcaataataaccctgaatgttaatggcttaaactcaccaatcaaaagacatagacggggctggggttgtggctgagcggtagagcgctctcctAGCACAGGCGAGGCCCTGGTAttatgcccaactacaactaaaaaaaaaaaaaagacatagactggaagaTCGGATTTTACAAAAAGAtcaaacaatatgctgccttcaagagactcataggaaaagacatccacctaCTGAAGGTGAAAGTGTGGGAGAAAACACATCACTCCTATGGACCGTGTAAACAAgcagggtttccatcctcatatcagataaagtggtctTCAAACTAAAGTTAGAAGAGATAAAgagggacatttcatactgcaagGGGGAATCATACATcaccaagacataacaattacaaatatctgtgccccaaacaatggaggttCTATGTAta is part of the Callospermophilus lateralis isolate mCalLat2 chromosome 1, mCalLat2.hap1, whole genome shotgun sequence genome and encodes:
- the Clpp gene encoding ATP-dependent Clp protease proteolytic subunit, mitochondrial yields the protein MWPRMLAVEAWVAAGKCRALGPRLAARFPAQRTPGSGLALRRSLHATAARAVPLIPIVVEQTGRGERAYDIYSRLLRERIVCVMGPIDDSVASLVIAQLLFLQSESNKKPIHMYINSPGGVVTAGLAIYDTMQYILNPICTWCVGQAASMGSLLLAAGSPGMRHSLPNSRIMIHQPSGGARGQATDIAIQAEEIMKLKKQLYNIYAKHTKQSLQVIESAMERDRYMSPMEAQEFGILDKVLVHPPQDGEDEPELVQKEPVATPTDPSAPAST